Proteins encoded by one window of Anaerolineales bacterium:
- a CDS encoding DUF2905 domain-containing protein has protein sequence MFPNFARIFLILGIIFLVIGGIFYLASRINLPLGKLPGDIVIQGKNMTCFIPLATSIILSILLSLILTLFSRFIGRK, from the coding sequence ATGTTTCCCAATTTTGCCAGGATATTTTTAATACTTGGGATCATCTTCTTGGTCATCGGGGGGATTTTTTACCTGGCTTCGCGAATTAACCTTCCATTGGGCAAGCTGCCGGGAGATATCGTAATCCAGGGGAAAAATATGACCTGCTTCATCCCCCTGGCCACCTCCATCATTCTCTCAATTTTGCTCAGTCTCATCCTGACCTTGTTCTCGCGCTTCATCGGGCGGAAGTAA
- a CDS encoding Holliday junction branch migration DNA helicase RuvB, with amino-acid sequence MDDKPTRLVNPETQIDDRLDIALRPRSLAELIGQERVKENLGILIAAARQRGDPLDHVLFYGPPGLGKTTLAHVLANEMHVNIKITSGPAIERAGDLAAILTNLRAGDILFIDEVHRLGRAIEEVLYPAMEDYALDIVIGKGPSARSIRLKLPRFTVIGATTRVALLSAPLRSRFGAVYHLDFYDIEAMRLIVVRACKTLNVHSDDEGVDEIAQRGRGTPRVALRLLRRVRDFAQVRADGKISRIIARDALELLNVDLMGLDELDRRVLLTVIEKYRGGPVGLSTIAASISEEPDTIMDVVEPYLLQLGYLERTSHGRVATALAYEHLGIAIPVENQQKLF; translated from the coding sequence ATGGATGACAAGCCAACCCGCCTGGTGAACCCCGAAACGCAAATTGATGACCGTCTTGATATAGCGCTTCGGCCTCGAAGCCTGGCTGAGCTGATCGGTCAGGAGCGGGTGAAGGAAAACCTGGGGATCCTCATTGCCGCAGCCCGGCAGCGTGGAGATCCATTGGACCATGTTCTGTTCTACGGGCCACCTGGCTTAGGTAAAACTACCCTGGCGCATGTGCTGGCCAATGAAATGCATGTCAATATCAAGATCACCTCAGGGCCGGCAATCGAACGGGCAGGTGACCTGGCTGCGATATTAACTAATTTGAGGGCAGGTGACATCCTTTTCATTGATGAAGTCCACCGGCTTGGTCGTGCAATTGAAGAAGTGCTCTACCCAGCGATGGAAGATTACGCCCTGGACATCGTGATTGGAAAAGGTCCGTCGGCCCGATCGATCCGACTAAAGCTCCCTCGCTTCACTGTGATTGGGGCAACTACTCGGGTAGCCCTATTGTCTGCTCCACTCCGCTCTCGTTTTGGCGCCGTGTATCACCTCGATTTTTATGATATTGAAGCCATGCGCCTGATCGTGGTGCGTGCCTGCAAGACGTTGAATGTTCATTCCGATGATGAAGGCGTGGATGAAATCGCCCAGCGCGGGCGGGGAACCCCGCGGGTAGCGCTGCGCCTGCTGCGCAGGGTGCGCGATTTCGCCCAGGTGCGAGCCGACGGTAAAATCAGCCGCATTATTGCCCGGGACGCTTTAGAATTACTCAATGTCGACCTGATGGGTCTGGATGAGCTTGACCGCCGGGTACTCTTGACAGTGATCGAAAAATACCGTGGCGGTCCGGTTGGACTGAGCACCATCGCTGCATCAATCAGCGAGGAACCTGATACCATCATGGATGTGGTTGAGCCTTATCTATTGCAGCTGGGCTACCTGGAACGCACCTCCCATGGGCGCGTGGCTACCGCCCTGGCTTATGAGCATTTGGGAATTGCCATTCCCGTCGAAAATCAGCAGAAATTATTCTGA
- a CDS encoding uracil phosphoribosyltransferase, with the protein MPNIYPSIHPLVAHKLCKLRDKNTDPKKFRELIREISTLLAYEATNDLILYQVAVETPLTLTTGRILSEKICLVPILRAGLGMVEGVWHLMPSAEVWHIGLVRDEHTLKPVEYYKKVPNEPDVSVCLILDPMLATGGSAVATVDILKSWGVCKIKFVGILAAPQGIENLQKHHPDVNIHIAGIDETLNQRGYILPGLGDAGDRQFGTG; encoded by the coding sequence ATGCCGAATATCTACCCATCCATTCATCCCCTGGTCGCTCATAAATTATGCAAGTTGCGCGATAAAAACACTGACCCCAAAAAATTTCGTGAGTTAATCAGGGAGATATCCACTCTTTTGGCATACGAAGCAACGAATGACCTGATCCTCTACCAGGTTGCTGTTGAGACACCCCTTACCCTAACCACTGGTCGGATCCTATCGGAGAAAATTTGCCTGGTGCCCATCCTTAGAGCTGGTTTGGGTATGGTGGAAGGCGTCTGGCACCTGATGCCTTCGGCTGAAGTGTGGCATATCGGTCTGGTCCGCGACGAACACACCTTGAAACCTGTTGAGTATTATAAAAAAGTCCCGAATGAACCGGATGTTTCGGTATGTTTGATTTTAGATCCCATGCTCGCTACGGGGGGCTCAGCGGTTGCTACCGTGGATATATTAAAAAGTTGGGGGGTTTGCAAGATCAAATTCGTGGGTATATTGGCAGCCCCACAAGGGATTGAAAATCTGCAGAAGCATCACCCTGACGTGAACATTCATATCGCCGGGATCGATGAGACGTTGAATCAGCGTGGCTACATCCTCCCGGGGTTGGGTGATGCCGGGGATAGGCAATTTGGTACAGGCTAA
- a CDS encoding tRNA(Ile)-lysidine synthetase: MHCRKCGEKAIINMRQHKLALCASHYLDWVPEQVERAIKRYHMFAQHDRLLVAVSGGKDSLSVWDILNRLGYHADGLYIGLGIDEGIRYSQNSLDFAQAFATQNGFQLHVVDIKAAYGETVPELTSRTHRGRYKPCSVCGLTKRHVMNKLSHDLQYDALITGHNLDDEAAILFGNTLNWIGTYLIRQGPVLEADRPGLVRKVKPLCRIYEREMAAYAYLRGIAYIPDECPFALGSTSIYNKEILNKLETDRPGTKLNFYLSFLQARRDGLFSDAIDKRAASVHSCIECRQPTSAPGLCAFCRMFNMHGGGIHMDEGEVL; encoded by the coding sequence ATGCATTGTCGTAAATGTGGTGAAAAAGCCATCATTAATATGCGCCAGCACAAGCTGGCTTTGTGTGCTTCGCATTATTTGGATTGGGTGCCTGAGCAGGTGGAGCGGGCGATAAAACGCTACCATATGTTTGCACAGCATGATCGCTTGCTTGTTGCCGTATCGGGTGGAAAAGATTCTCTGTCTGTGTGGGACATCCTCAATCGTCTTGGATATCACGCCGATGGATTGTACATCGGACTGGGTATCGATGAAGGTATTCGGTATTCGCAGAATTCGCTTGATTTTGCTCAAGCCTTTGCTACACAGAACGGGTTCCAACTGCATGTGGTGGATATCAAAGCAGCCTATGGAGAAACGGTACCAGAATTGACTTCCCGGACCCATCGCGGCCGATACAAACCATGCTCGGTGTGCGGCCTCACCAAGCGTCACGTGATGAACAAACTTTCCCATGATCTGCAGTATGACGCCCTGATTACCGGCCATAACCTGGATGATGAAGCGGCTATCTTGTTCGGGAATACACTCAACTGGATTGGCACCTACCTTATCCGCCAGGGTCCAGTGCTGGAGGCGGACCGGCCAGGCCTGGTACGCAAAGTCAAGCCTTTGTGCCGCATTTACGAACGCGAGATGGCGGCTTACGCATACTTGCGTGGTATCGCATATATTCCCGACGAATGTCCATTTGCGCTAGGTTCTACATCAATTTATAACAAGGAAATCCTGAATAAGCTGGAAACCGACCGGCCAGGGACCAAGCTTAATTTTTACCTCTCCTTCCTACAAGCCCGCCGCGATGGGCTCTTTTCAGATGCGATCGATAAACGGGCAGCATCGGTCCATAGTTGCATTGAGTGTAGGCAGCCTACTTCTGCACCGGGTTTGTGTGCTTTCTGCAGGATGTTTAACATGCATGGTGGAGGGATCCACATGGATGAGGGTGAGGTACTATGA
- a CDS encoding transporter yields MTQPSGQIENPQRTSYRYLDLITALFVTVLVVSNIASSAKIVDWGFNLFGVRLAFDAGTLLFPISYIFGDVLTEVYGYRRSRRVIWIGFFCLAITSLVFWVVGRLPGEATWEQYAGQDAYQAILGGISSGGIVLASLFGYWTGEFSNSVVLAKMKIITRGRWLWTRTIGSTLVGELVDSIIFVLIASLFNVFPWSLFITLVMTNYLFKCSVEALMTPLTYLVVNTLKRSENEDYYDRDTNFTPFKI; encoded by the coding sequence ATGACCCAACCGAGCGGTCAAATCGAAAATCCCCAGCGAACTAGCTACCGTTATCTAGACCTGATCACTGCTTTGTTCGTGACCGTTCTAGTGGTCAGCAATATCGCTTCCTCTGCTAAAATCGTCGATTGGGGGTTTAATTTATTTGGAGTACGCCTGGCTTTTGATGCTGGCACACTGCTTTTTCCCATCAGTTATATATTTGGCGACGTTCTCACAGAAGTGTATGGCTACAGGCGCTCAAGGCGGGTGATCTGGATTGGCTTTTTTTGCCTGGCGATCACTTCGCTGGTTTTCTGGGTGGTGGGCAGGCTGCCTGGTGAAGCAACCTGGGAGCAGTATGCTGGTCAGGATGCCTATCAAGCTATCCTGGGGGGGATAAGCAGCGGCGGGATTGTGCTTGCCAGCCTGTTTGGTTATTGGACAGGGGAATTTTCCAATTCGGTCGTCCTGGCGAAAATGAAGATCATCACCCGTGGGCGCTGGCTATGGACGCGCACGATAGGCAGCACACTGGTGGGTGAGCTGGTGGATTCAATAATCTTCGTGCTGATTGCATCCTTATTCAATGTGTTCCCTTGGAGCTTATTCATCACCCTAGTCATGACCAATTACCTGTTTAAGTGCTCGGTGGAAGCACTGATGACCCCGCTTACCTACCTGGTAGTCAACACCTTGAAACGCTCGGAAAACGAAGACTATTACGACCGGGACACCAATTTCACACCCTTCAAAATATAA